The Salmo salar chromosome ssa04, Ssal_v3.1, whole genome shotgun sequence genomic sequence ACGCTCAGCTGGATGAGAGGATCAAAGAGCTGATATCAATAAAAACAGAATGGTGTCACTATAAGAGAAAACAATGGTTTTGTAAAACAAATGTCTTGTTTTTTAGGTAGAGGTTTGTTATCCATGGTGCTGTGGATGGTTACAGCAGATGGTTAAGGCCTCTGACAACAGCCACAGTCATGGAGTCATTCGAAGCAGCCATCATCAGCTACGGAGTACCCTCCCAGGTGAGATGTGACTGGGTGGTGAAAACAACCTTATCTGTGCCTTCATGGAGCAGTTCAGGGGTGGTGAGAGGGGAAGTAGCACTCACAACCAGAGGATAGAGCAGCTGTGGGGGGACGTCTGGCATGGAGTCTCCAACGTTTACCATGACCTGTTCACCTTCTTGAAGACGGAGCAGATCATCGACATCAGcaatgaggtgcacctgtggGCACTGCACTTTGTGTTCCTGCCACGGGTGAACAGAGATCTTACTGTGTTTGCCAGTCAGTGGAACCACCATGGGCTGAGGACTGAACAACGGCAGTCACCTCTGCAGTCGTTCGTCTCGGGTTCCCTGGCAATGCAGAGGGCCAATCTGACAGCAGTAAGGGATTTGTTCGCCCCAAATTCAACCACCATCAGCTCTCAAgccaccacctcagctcctccaaCCACCAGCTCAGCTCCCGCAACCACTGGCGTTACAGCTCTTTATTGGTCGGAATGGGTGATTGTGCCACAAATCCAGTTCACCATCAGCAACACACAGATGAAACTGTTGCGGACAGTAATTCCATTGGAAGGCCCCAGAGGCAGCCTGGGAGTTGACAATCTACAGAGGGTTATGGCAGTTATATCTTCAGCGCCACTCGTTCCTACTCCAACCTGACTTACTACAACCCCTGATACTCCCCTACTGGGATGAGGGATTGGATGCTATATCTTCAGCGCCACTCGTTCCTTTGAATCAGTTCATTTTTATAatactattatacattttataatacTAACATTCCCCCTCTTTCAGACACTGTATGATTTGGTCTCTAGAAAGGTACGATAGACATCTTCAACTCTAAACGGATGGGGTCCAGAGTTTAGACACAGGTGGCCTTAACAAAAGTTAAATACTTCCCCATTCCAGTACGATTCTGTCTGGCCATATTTGGAGAAAGTCAGGTACTGTTGATATACGGCCTATGGTTATTGTATTTTGCTTTATGGCGCTTTAGCACAGCATTCCATCTTCTGACACAATATTTGTCTTCCACTCAGTACAACACGACCCAGGAGAGGCCTACTGCAAGCACTGGTTTGGAGCCTTCAGAGTGTGCCTGCTGTGGGAGGACAACAGAACATTCTGAATGGACATTATTAAAACAGAACTTACATGTTTGTAATGCCCAATTGGGACTTTTATAAATtgttaaaataaataattgtgtGGAGAACGCCCTatagttaaaaaaataaactgaagATAGTGGTTCGCCCCCGTTACATTTTATATAATTGTGATTAACAGCAACCTATTACAGTTAGTAACATAACACTGTTGACACATTGTGACAGCTCAAATGATGTGGTTGAAGATGGACTTGTGCAGGGCTCCtaaccttgttcctggagagctactgtcttgTAGGTTCACTCCGACCCTAATCTAGTGCACCTGATTTTAATAATTACCTGCTTAATAAGTTAATGAGGTTAGTTAAAACTGaggttggattgaaaacctacaggagggtagctctccaggaacagggttggagagccctgatgtaaacctacaggagggtagctctccaggaacagtgttggagagccctgatgtaaacctacaggagggtagctctccaggaacagggttggagagccctgatgtaaacctacaggagggtagctctccaggaacagggttggagagccctgatgtaaacctacaggagggtagctctccaggaacagggttggagagccctgatgtaaacctacaggagggtagctctccaggaacagggttggagagccctgatgtaaacctacaggagggtagctctccaggaacagggttggagagccttggACTAATGGATCTAGTTCTTACATCAATGCATTTGAAATTCAATAAGTCACTACGAAGGTGCAGTTCCCAGAAGTGGAGCTGATAATGGCTGAAGTTAATTTGTTCTTAATGTAGGACATCAAATGATCAGATTTGGATGAGTTGGCTGCAATATGGCAGCAGTACTTCAGTCAATATCAGTAAAGGATATCGGTTATTAGTGAAGTGTCAGTAAAGTGTTTCTAAAAAAACTAAACCTTAACACCAAGACAAGCAATATGGAAAGTTTAATTTAATATTAATGATCATTAAGTGAACAATAACGGCCAATATGGAAatacagtgtatttggaaagtattcagactccttgactttttccacattttgttacattagagccttattctaaaatgtattaaataaaaatgtagcgtcatacccaagaagactatgctgtaatcgctgccaaaggtgcttcaacaaagtgctgggTAAAGGGTCATACATGTAATATTTCCTCTTTTTTttgacatttgcaaaaatgtcaacctgtttttgctttgtcattatggggtattgtgtgtagattgatgggggggaaaTTCTGGATCCATTTTtgaagaaggctgtaacgtaataaaatgtggaaaaagtcaaggggtctgaatacgttcTGAATGCGCTGTACAAACAATACAGATGGAAGTAGATAAATGCTTAAATGTTGATGTGCAGTTACATTTTCAAACACTCAATTGCTACTGTAATTTAGTGCTACTAGATACAATTATGTATcgtaaaaatgtttttatgcaACACCGAAATGTGGGGAATTCACAATACCGGAGGTAATACTTTTTCTTCTGCTGCCCAGCGAGATGCCCTCGCGCTGTGTGGAGGAATTCGATGTTCGGGGTGTCCTCAAACCCAAGGGGTGGCAAACTGTTGTCCCTGTAGCAAACTCCAACACCATCGCCACTGTTAGAGGACATTCTCCATCTGAGGAGTAcacagtaaaacatttaaaatacatatttaaatCACAAAATGGAAAAATATGCAGTTACTGATAAACTTGAACAATTGACTATTTTACCTTGCACCTCAGCCAGCCAGTTGAACAGTGGCAGATGGTGTCGCTCTCCAAACACCGCCAGTTGCCACCAGGTATGGAATAGGTTACTTTAAACAGGTCCCTGGCATTGGGAGGCTTTATGGAGTCCACAAAAAGTGCTCGGAAGCTGTCCGGGTGATTCCCCAATGCTTCGAGCAGCCCAAGAGAGTTGAGACGATATTTGAACCTGTTATGGTTTAGAGATAGtatgtatatttaaaataagtgttaaggacAATATAGTGATGTGTATTGATTTAGGGGGGTGGACTGATTAAAAATACTTATGTTAGAGGAGGTAATAACAAGTACTTCACAGATTTATGACAGAGTTGACTTACTGCTCCAAGGCCACCTGCATGCTCCCTTGGACAAATTGTTGAGCCACCAATTCAACCACACCATCTCTGTCCTCCATTGTCTTGACAACAATCCTTTTTGTGTAGGGGAACTAgcctcctcctgtcctgtctgtcttaaAGGCCTCTACATTTGGATTCATCTGGGGGAATGTTTCCCCCAAAACCTTCAAGAAGCTGCTCTCCTCCTGACCATAGGGTACTTTGATCTGCCTCACAGGATACTCTAAAGATACTGAGATATGGAAACATTATTTAAATCTAATAAAACGTATCCTAATATAAAACAGGGAAATAGTCCATGATCTTTAAATCAGTAAAATAACCTACAATAAGTCTATGTTTAATCACAAGATAGATTCACACCTAGCTTACTTACAAAGCAAGCACTGTGCATCGCACTGTGTCCTCATGTACTACATGGATATAGGGAAAATGTACCTATCCTGTTCAGCTGCTGGATGGTAGGGTCAGCGATCAGACAATCCCTCATAGTTATCAACCTGCTTCTCCCGGTTTGCCGCCTTTGGACTCCAGCATTATTCCGTCGACTGAACGATTGAAATCTGACGTGAAAACGTTATAAAAGTTCCAATAATGACACTCAGCATAATCGATGCCGCCCATACTCGCGCACCCAACGGTATCTGTTGCAATcattagcaagctaacgttactaGGTAGTTGTGCTGGTTAATGTtgaccaaactttacagttaacACTATGCATTGGgccaggtagcattctcctggcatctaccaaacccagatttgtccgccgcactgccagatggtgaagcttgatttgtatttgtatttattatggatccccattcttcctggggtccagcgaaattaaggcagtttatacaatttttaaaacattaccATACATTcatagatttcacaacacactgtgtgccctcaggcccctactccaccactaccacata encodes the following:
- the LOC106603697 gene encoding uncharacterized protein encodes the protein MEQFRGGERGSSTHNQRIEQLWGDVWHGVSNVYHDLFTFLKTEQIIDISNEVHLWALHFVFLPRVNRDLTVFASQWNHHGLRTEQRQSPLQSFVSGSLAMQRANLTAVRDLFAPNSTTISSQATTSAPPTTSSAPATTGVTALYWSEWVIVPQIQFTISNTQMKLLRTVIPLEGPRGSLGVDNLQRVMAVISSAPLVPTPT